In Glycine max cultivar Williams 82 chromosome 15, Glycine_max_v4.0, whole genome shotgun sequence, the DNA window aatattcaaaattcatCGTTATAAAATTTTCACCCAGAACTAGGTTTGAATAATCCTAACTTACATATATGAACCtacttgtaataaaaaaaatgacagctTTTTCAACTCCATTTCATTAGTTATATGTGTAATCTATGCAGAAAATGACATTTTCTACCTCGGTTATACTTAGAACAGATGCAACAATTCTAAAGTTTTTCATTAATCTCAACCCAAACTTCACAACACAATTAAATCTTTACATGATCTTTTTCCATAAATGCCTCATCAGTAGAAAAGGTGGTGAAAGAATGGAAAATTGGTTGAGCGGCAAAATAATGTCATGAAAGAGATACGTTGCAGGCTAGACCTTCTATCTATTTTTATAACAGTAAAAGTAGTATGCTTAACTTATCAATTTAATCCATTGTATTAAAATTCGTCAATTTaatctctaaattttaaaatgctttaataggtccttaaatttttttaaatgactcAATTaggtctttaattttttaaaatgcatcaattaaattctttacatcaaataaaaagttgtatttttaatctcttaaattCTGACAAAAGGGCTAAAAcgaatattcttttaatttaagagactacaaaatacaaaattttatttgaaaaactaaGAAAATAGACTCCCTAAGTAGAAGTATTAAAAAAACCATTAagacttaaataattttttttttctcaacagaACCAAAAGGGTTCCAGAAAAATTTATGGTCTACAGCATTTTATAGTATTATTCGCATCTTCATACACTAACCGATTATACAtaatatatgtgtgtatatTCATCTATAGCCTTATTATAAATGCGACTACTGGTCAAAacatggagagaaaaaaaagatattatttgaGAGTGAATCACTGGGCATTAAGTGTATTTGCCCGATCAACAATATGCCTAGAGGAGCAATTCAACATATCACCTAGTTAACTCTTCTTCCTCCTTTGAGCCATTTTCTTTACTAATCTGGAATTCTTTGTCAACCTGACTCCCATTCCTAAATTCAGTTGAAGGTTCTAATTCCCTTGAGCCATTTTCTTCACCTAACTTACGTACTTGTACTTGCTCAACGGTAGGTCCATAAGCCCAACTGCATATTAGATAATACACTATATTAAGAGCACTGAGTCCAGAAATAACCCAGTAGTACTTGTCATAACGACCCTTGTTAATGTTATCCAAAACCCAACCTTCTTTCCCCCCTCTTGAAGTAGCATTTTGTACAACGCTGAAGACAAAACTAGACACCAAGTTTCCTGCAGCCATTCCCAGTCCAGAAAGGGAAGCAGCAACACTGGACATGGTCCTAGGAAACTCTGTGTAATAGAACTCATTTTGGCCTATTGCATTGAATGCTTCAGCTATTCCACCCAAGCAAAGTTGTGGGAAAAGCCACATTGCAGACATATGCAACACACCATTGGCATTGTTAAGATATCCCTCCTTGATTGCTCTCCTTCGCCTTACGGATTCGACAATAGCCGAAGTTACCAAGtggataaaagagaaaaacaagccAAGTCCCATTCTTCTCTTTGCACTGATCCTAACCGGTTTGCCTCTTATCTTTGATGCTAAAGGAAGAATGGCTCGGTCATAGAGAGCTATCCATAAAAATATTGTAAGTACCATGACTACACTAAAAGAGCCAGGTGGCACTTGGAAGTGTGAGGTGATGTGTCTGTCCAGGGACTTAGCTTGCAGCAATCCAAATGAGCCTCCAATGTTAACTGACATCATGATCCCTGTAGACCACAAGGGAATCACTTTAATAATGGCTTTTAGTTCCTCTACTTGATCTACTGTGCAGAGTTTCCATGGATTTGATGCTGAACCATCCGAGGCTATTTCTTGTTCCCGATCTTTGATAACACAGGCTCTATTCAGGAAACTAGATGATAAAACATAAGCTGAAGTTAAGTGTTTCATTTCATCCACAGGATATGCAAAAGATAAAGAATAAGTAATACATATATTGATAGTGTATAGATTTTTATAATGTCTTTCAATCACAAATCGTCCtgtatcataaatttataataataattattttaaaattcacacAATAGATGATTTCTGATTGTTTGACAATGGAAAAAATTTTAAGCTCATACCAATTAATCTCAAAGATAGCA includes these proteins:
- the LOC100792940 gene encoding protein NRT1/ PTR FAMILY 1.2, encoding MDKEVELGSLEGEMATQHISQPQKRKGGLVTMPFIIANEALARVASLGLLPNMILYLMGTYRLHLAQATQILLWSHATSNFTPVVGAFIADSYLGRFLAVGLGSAITFLGMTLLWLTAMIPQARPPTCSSNKAGGCKSATGGQMAILISALALMSVGNGGLSCSLAFGADQVNRKDNPNNRRVLEIFFSWYYASAAISVIIALTGIVYIQDHLGWKVGYGVPAALMLLSTVSFLLASPLYVKNKVESSLFTGFVQVIVVAYKNRKLPLPPNNSPEHYHHKKESDLVVPTDKLSFLNRACVIKDREQEIASDGSASNPWKLCTVDQVEELKAIIKVIPLWSTGIMMSVNIGGSFGLLQAKSLDRHITSHFQVPPGSFSVVMVLTIFLWIALYDRAILPLASKIRGKPVRISAKRRMGLGLFFSFIHLVTSAIVESVRRRRAIKEGYLNNANGVLHMSAMWLFPQLCLGGIAEAFNAIGQNEFYYTEFPRTMSSVAASLSGLGMAAGNLVSSFVFSVVQNATSRGGKEGWVLDNINKGRYDKYYWVISGLSALNIVYYLICSWAYGPTVEQVQVRKLGEENGSRELEPSTEFRNGSQVDKEFQISKENGSKEEEELTR